A window of the Gossypium hirsutum isolate 1008001.06 chromosome A05, Gossypium_hirsutum_v2.1, whole genome shotgun sequence genome harbors these coding sequences:
- the LOC107957412 gene encoding cytochrome P450 CYP736A12 encodes MALLATTLLTVLAVLCSFFYILFYISSRKHGKEKGKALPGPRPLPIIGNLHLLGMLPHQSLYRLAKKYGPMMSIRLGSVPTVVVSSPQVAEMFLKTHDAIFASRPKVQVLQSISNSQRGIAFTEHGPYWRSVRKICNMQLFTTSKIESYAPTRKEVLMHFTESLKEAATAKEMVNISKKLAEINAEMTLKMVLGSVKKYKEFNLNELIEELTKIAGVFNLADFVPFLGAFDLQGIKASTQTLGEKLDKALETIIKDHLQKKQDDFVGTLLTELNQTINSNGDIMDRNSIKAITLDMIVGGFDTSAATLEWALSELIRQPRVMLKLQQELESIFGNKRIVEENDLPKLEYLDMVVRETLRLHPIAPLLIPCESMEDIVIDGYYIAKKSRVLVNIWAIGRDPNVWSNNVEEFSPERCIDCNIDLHGHDFALIPFGAGRRLCPGKKLGLITVKLFLAQLVHCFDWELPGGMSSNELDMRENFGVSLPRKTSLCVKPIYRMYEYNV; translated from the exons ATGGCACTTTTAGCAACAACTCTTCTCACAGTCCTTGCAGTTCTCTGCTCTTTCTTCTACATTCTATTTTACATTTCATCAAGGAAACATggcaaagaaaaagggaaagccCTCCCTGGTCCTCGACCCTTGCCCATCATTGGAAATCTCCACTTGTTAGGCATGCTTCCACACCAATCCCTTTATCGCTTGGCCAAAAAATATGGTCCTATGATGTCCATAAGGCTAGGTTCTGTGCCAACTGTTGTTGTTTCATCCCCTCAAGTCGCCGAGATGTTTCTTAAGACACATGACGCTATTTTCGCAAGTAGGCCAAAAGTTCAAGTCCTACAATCAATTTCTAATAGCCAAAGGGGCATAGCATTCACAGAACATGGACCATATTGGCGCAGTGTGAGGAAGATTTGTAATATGCAACTTTTTACTACATCGAAAATTGAATCGTATGCACCTACGAGGAAGGAAGTGCTAATGCATTTCACTGAATCTTTAAAGGAAGCTGCAACAGCAAAGGAAATGGTTAACATCAGTAAGAAGCTAGCAGAAATTAATGCAGAGATGACTTTGAAAATGGTTTTGGGGTCCGTGAAGAAGTATAAGGAATTTAACCTCAACGAGCTTATTGAAGAGCTTACTAAAATTGCAGGAGTTTTCAATCTTGCAGATTTTGTGCCTTTTCTTGGTGCTTTCGACCTACAG GGAATTAAAGCCTCCACACAGACACTTGGTGAAAAACTTGACAAAGCCCTTGAGACAATCATTAAAGATCATCTACAGAAAAAGCAAGATGATTTCGTCGGTACGTTGCTTACAGAGTTAAATCAAACAATAAATTCCAATGGTGATATAATGGATCGGAATAGCATCAAAGCTATAACATTAGATATGATTGTCGGTGGCTTCGACACTTCAGCTGCCACATTAGAATGGGCATTATCAGAGCTCATAAGGCAGCCGAGGGTAATGCTGAAACTCCAACAAGAGTTAGAAAGCATTTTCGGGAATAAGAGAATTGTGGAGGAAAATGATTTACCAAAATTGGAGTACCTAGACATGGTCGTGAGAGAAACCTTAAGGTTGCATCCTATTGCACCTTTGCTAATTCCTTGTGAGTCAATGGAGGACATAGTTATTGATGGTTATTACATAGCAAAAAAGTCTAGGGTCTTAGTAAACATTTGGGCAATTGGGAGAGATCCTAATGTTTGGTCCAATAATGTTGAAGAGTTCTCTCCAGAAAGGTGTATTGATTGCAATATAGACCTTCATGGACATGATTTTGCACTCATTCCATTTGGTGCAGGACGTAGATTATGCCCAGGGAAGAAATTAGGGTTAATCACAGTTAAACTTTTTCTAGCCCAATTGGTCCATTGTTTTGATTGGGAGCTACCTGGTGGAATGTCGTCAAATGAATTGGACATGAGAGAGAACTTTGGTGTTTCGTTGCCAAGGAAGACTAGTCTTTGTGTAAAGCCTATTTATCGCATGTATGAATATAATGTTTAA